A genome region from Meiothermus cerbereus DSM 11376 includes the following:
- a CDS encoding metal-sensitive transcriptional regulator encodes MNTTDLNGETLDGILKRLRRIEGQVRGLQKMVEEGRPCEEVLTQMTATKKAMESASTLILQEFLTLCATDIAKGDSQKPAQIAAMLRKFAG; translated from the coding sequence ATGAACACCACCGACCTCAACGGTGAAACCCTGGATGGCATTCTCAAGCGCCTGCGCCGGATCGAAGGGCAGGTGCGGGGCTTACAAAAAATGGTCGAGGAAGGCCGCCCCTGCGAGGAGGTGCTGACCCAGATGACCGCCACCAAGAAAGCCATGGAGTCGGCCTCTACCCTGATTCTGCAGGAATTCCTTACCCTCTGCGCCACCGACATCGCCAAGGGCGACAGCCAAAAACCAGCGCAGATTGCTGCGATGCTCCGTAAGTTTGCTGGCTAA
- the dnaX gene encoding DNA polymerase III subunit gamma/tau, whose translation MSALYRQARPTTFDEMVGQEHVKEVLMNALRQGKLAQAYLFSGPRGVGKTSSARLIAQAVNCSQNPKPCGVCEGCRLVREGRHPDVLEIDAASNNSVEDVRDLRERILLAPILGNHKVVILDEAHMMSKSAFNALLKTLEEPPPHVIFIFATTEPERMPPTILSRTQHFRFRRLSEAEIVEKLQRILAGLGREAELPALGLVARLADGAMRDAESLLDRLLTLEGPLTLKQTEDALGLPPQEALFALAEALGQGQLRRALEQAHHLYAQGFAARTLAQGLLEALRAGLYGRMGLGRSPSGQADAYGGTGPHLNQPEERLVAAMTALDEAQERLLKRSDALSLELAVLSAFQALHAAPTAPSTPTSTPAIPEFDPRPRKPEGRTARPPEREEAPASPSPTPQSVADLASEWRRVMGALKTTIRAFVREAEPRFEEDRLVLLFPEQKSFHHQGAQKHLSDIQKAVQEVLGIPQVELRLGGKKKLADEPSARPSRPTAPERTSNPAASAESVPSPAPAHPPLPPEDKPTPTTARGPAPAEAIQEAPSPALEPPEPEPWSPEDSPFDAPPSDDMPEEAEARPGSEASLLEDPRFQRLVRLFGGRLRKFYPEAPREAALEATPADLEGEAD comes from the coding sequence GTGAGTGCGCTCTACCGCCAGGCCCGTCCCACCACCTTCGACGAGATGGTGGGGCAGGAGCATGTCAAAGAAGTGCTGATGAATGCACTCCGGCAGGGCAAGCTAGCGCAGGCCTATTTGTTTTCGGGGCCTAGAGGGGTGGGGAAAACTAGCAGCGCCCGGCTGATTGCCCAGGCCGTCAATTGCAGCCAGAACCCGAAACCTTGTGGGGTTTGCGAAGGTTGCCGCTTGGTGCGGGAGGGGCGTCATCCCGATGTGCTGGAAATTGACGCCGCCTCCAACAACTCGGTAGAAGACGTGCGCGACCTGCGCGAGCGAATCTTGCTGGCCCCCATCCTGGGCAACCACAAGGTGGTGATTCTCGACGAGGCCCACATGATGTCCAAAAGCGCCTTCAACGCGCTGCTGAAGACGCTCGAGGAACCCCCCCCGCACGTGATTTTCATCTTCGCCACCACCGAACCCGAGCGGATGCCCCCCACCATCCTCTCGCGCACCCAGCACTTCCGCTTTCGTCGGCTTTCCGAGGCCGAGATTGTAGAGAAGCTACAGCGCATCCTGGCCGGTCTGGGCCGCGAGGCCGAACTTCCTGCCCTTGGGCTGGTGGCCCGACTGGCCGACGGGGCCATGCGCGACGCCGAGAGCCTGCTCGACCGGCTGCTGACCCTCGAGGGCCCCCTTACCCTCAAGCAAACCGAAGACGCCCTGGGGCTGCCCCCCCAGGAAGCCCTGTTTGCCCTGGCCGAGGCCCTGGGCCAAGGGCAGCTTCGCCGGGCGCTGGAGCAGGCCCACCACCTCTACGCCCAGGGGTTTGCCGCACGCACTCTGGCCCAGGGGCTCCTGGAAGCCCTGCGGGCCGGCCTGTACGGGCGCATGGGGCTTGGACGATCCCCTTCGGGACAGGCTGACGCCTATGGGGGCACCGGCCCCCACCTGAACCAGCCCGAAGAACGCCTGGTGGCCGCCATGACCGCGCTGGACGAGGCCCAGGAGCGCCTCCTGAAGCGCTCCGATGCCCTCTCGCTCGAGCTGGCCGTGCTGAGCGCCTTTCAGGCCCTGCATGCTGCCCCAACAGCCCCGTCCACCCCAACCAGCACCCCGGCCATCCCCGAGTTTGACCCCAGACCCAGAAAGCCAGAGGGGCGGACAGCGCGCCCTCCGGAGCGCGAAGAAGCGCCCGCATCCCCCAGTCCCACCCCGCAAAGCGTGGCCGACCTGGCCTCGGAGTGGCGGCGGGTCATGGGGGCGCTAAAGACCACCATCCGGGCTTTTGTGCGCGAAGCCGAGCCCCGTTTCGAAGAAGACAGGCTGGTTTTGCTGTTTCCAGAGCAAAAAAGCTTCCACCACCAGGGCGCACAAAAGCATCTGAGCGATATCCAGAAAGCCGTGCAGGAGGTGCTGGGCATCCCGCAGGTGGAGCTCAGGCTGGGAGGGAAAAAAAAACTAGCGGATGAGCCCTCGGCCCGTCCCTCCAGGCCCACCGCACCCGAGCGCACCAGCAACCCGGCGGCCAGCGCCGAGTCCGTCCCTTCCCCTGCTCCGGCACACCCCCCGCTACCCCCCGAAGATAAACCCACCCCCACTACCGCTCGCGGGCCCGCTCCAGCCGAGGCAATCCAGGAAGCGCCCAGCCCAGCCCTGGAGCCCCCCGAACCGGAGCCCTGGAGCCCCGAAGACTCGCCGTTTGATGCACCCCCATCCGACGATATGCCAGAGGAGGCCGAGGCCAGACCCGGCAGTGAAGCCAGCCTACTGGAAGACCCCCGCTTTCAAAGGCTGGTTCGGCTATTTGGTGGAAGGCTGCGAAAGTTTTATCCCGAGGCCCCGCGCGAGGCGGCCCTCGAGGCCACACCTGCGGACCTCGAGGGGGAGGCCGATTAA
- a CDS encoding DNA polymerase Y family protein, whose translation MGINYLFLDMNSYFASVEQQLRPELRGKPVAVVPMLAETTCCIAASYEAKRYGIKTGTQVQDARLLCPKLEVVEARPKEYIRIHHQILRAVDTVLPVEAVLSIDEMVCKLMGREKEPAHARKLGEQVKEAIYRHVGDQLRCSVGLGPNRFLAKVAAEMHKPDGLTLLQLSDLPHRLYSLHLRDLPGIGPNMEQRLFKHGVTSVEQLYRLSVQQLARVWGSQIHGFSWWHRLRGADLPEAPTRRRSLSHSHVLPPVFRSEAGARAVLTRLVHRAAARLRHEGYWAGSVALFVRFLEGAEKRSWEAHSRIQPSQDTLSLLRVSLQLWQQKPEGSPFKVGIVLGHLIPELELSWPLFESDQKLVRLARAMDQANGKYGPQALYFAGMHRTEQSAVTRIAFSRIPDLDLPDI comes from the coding sequence ATGGGCATCAACTACTTGTTCCTGGACATGAATTCCTATTTTGCCTCGGTGGAGCAACAGCTCCGGCCCGAGCTGCGCGGCAAGCCCGTGGCGGTGGTGCCCATGCTGGCCGAGACCACCTGCTGCATCGCCGCCAGCTACGAGGCCAAGCGCTACGGCATCAAGACCGGGACACAGGTACAGGATGCCCGGCTGTTGTGCCCCAAGCTAGAAGTCGTCGAGGCCCGCCCCAAGGAGTACATCCGCATTCATCACCAGATTCTGCGGGCAGTAGATACGGTACTGCCAGTGGAGGCGGTGCTCTCGATTGACGAGATGGTCTGCAAGCTGATGGGCCGGGAAAAAGAGCCTGCTCACGCCCGAAAGCTAGGGGAACAGGTCAAAGAGGCCATCTACCGGCACGTCGGGGATCAACTTCGCTGTTCGGTGGGGCTGGGGCCCAACCGGTTTCTGGCTAAGGTGGCCGCCGAGATGCACAAACCCGACGGCCTGACCCTGCTGCAGCTCTCCGACCTGCCCCATCGGCTCTATTCGCTGCACCTGCGCGATCTGCCGGGCATTGGCCCCAACATGGAGCAGCGCCTGTTCAAGCACGGTGTAACCAGCGTGGAGCAGCTCTACCGGCTTTCTGTGCAGCAGCTGGCGCGGGTCTGGGGCAGTCAGATTCACGGCTTTAGCTGGTGGCATCGCCTGCGCGGGGCCGACCTGCCCGAAGCCCCTACCCGGCGGCGCAGCCTGAGCCACTCGCACGTGCTGCCCCCGGTATTTCGTAGCGAGGCCGGGGCCCGCGCGGTGCTCACCCGGCTGGTGCATCGTGCGGCAGCCCGCCTGCGCCACGAAGGCTACTGGGCGGGTTCTGTAGCCCTGTTTGTGCGCTTTCTGGAAGGCGCCGAAAAGCGCAGCTGGGAGGCCCATAGCCGCATCCAGCCCAGCCAGGACACCCTGAGCCTCCTGCGGGTTAGCCTGCAGCTCTGGCAGCAAAAACCCGAGGGCTCCCCCTTCAAGGTGGGTATTGTCCTGGGCCACCTGATTCCCGAGCTCGAGCTGAGCTGGCCGCTGTTTGAGTCCGACCAGAAGTTGGTACGGCTAGCTCGTGCCATGGACCAGGCCAACGGCAAATACGGCCCCCAGGCCCTCTACTTTGCCGGCATGCACCGCACCGAGCAAAGCGCCGTGACCCGCATTGCCTTTAGCCGCATCCCCGACCTGGATCTACCGGATATTTAG
- a CDS encoding S-layer homology domain-containing protein codes for MLKSRLAIISFVLATFFGVFASAQTQFRDIPAGHWARQAVEFAVQCGLIEGFPDATFRGNQNLTRYQAALIFFRLYQTNRLENARPECRLAVERGAQEVAPELQQLQQRFAALERTSQDQAGKLAALEAEVRQAIETSQRVAALQERLAALEQQIQRLAQAPAQPAGPTPAELQARIAVLEQQIQRLSQAPAAPTAPQDAVALERRIATLEEQIRNRPDAARVAALEEQVRALSNQVTTLQGQVNELRQQAQQPAPQPQPQPQPQPQPEVRPVAPVAPPTRNLYFGAGAALGIIPQPAGGIFDSSNLNISGMVGVREVFLGFGLRAGLDYNLSTNALGLEAYLMRHFGSGLISPYVGVGARFLPALANPIYGTAAVGLDLNLFGPLGLFVEGNPRFESGGNVGLGARAGFKLNF; via the coding sequence ATGCTAAAAAGCCGTTTAGCCATTATCAGTTTTGTGCTGGCTACATTTTTTGGAGTATTTGCCAGCGCCCAGACCCAGTTTCGGGATATTCCGGCTGGGCACTGGGCCCGCCAGGCCGTGGAGTTTGCGGTGCAGTGCGGCCTGATCGAGGGTTTCCCCGATGCCACCTTCCGGGGCAACCAGAACCTGACCCGCTACCAGGCCGCCCTGATTTTCTTCCGACTCTACCAGACCAACCGCCTCGAGAACGCCCGCCCCGAGTGCCGTCTGGCCGTTGAGCGGGGGGCACAGGAGGTAGCCCCCGAGCTTCAACAACTTCAGCAACGCTTTGCTGCCCTCGAGCGCACCAGCCAGGATCAGGCCGGTAAGCTGGCCGCGCTCGAGGCCGAGGTCAGGCAGGCCATCGAGACCAGCCAGCGCGTAGCCGCCCTGCAGGAGCGCCTGGCGGCCCTCGAACAGCAGATCCAGCGACTGGCTCAGGCCCCGGCCCAACCGGCGGGGCCCACCCCAGCCGAACTCCAGGCCCGTATTGCGGTCTTGGAGCAGCAGATTCAGCGCCTGAGCCAGGCCCCCGCCGCCCCTACCGCCCCGCAGGATGCAGTGGCCCTCGAGCGCCGCATCGCCACTTTGGAGGAACAGATTCGCAACCGTCCCGATGCCGCCCGCGTAGCCGCCCTGGAAGAGCAGGTGCGCGCCCTGAGCAACCAGGTCACCACCTTGCAAGGCCAGGTCAACGAGCTGCGCCAGCAGGCCCAACAGCCCGCGCCCCAACCCCAGCCTCAACCGCAACCGCAGCCCCAACCTGAAGTACGACCGGTGGCACCCGTGGCGCCTCCGACTCGCAACCTCTACTTTGGCGCGGGCGCTGCCCTGGGCATCATCCCTCAGCCGGCTGGTGGCATCTTCGACAGCAGCAACCTGAACATCAGCGGGATGGTGGGCGTACGCGAGGTGTTCCTGGGCTTTGGCCTGCGGGCCGGCCTGGACTACAACCTCAGCACCAATGCCCTGGGCCTCGAGGCCTACCTGATGCGCCACTTCGGCAGTGGGTTGATTAGCCCCTATGTGGGTGTGGGGGCCCGCTTCCTGCCGGCCCTGGCCAACCCCATCTACGGCACCGCCGCGGTGGGGCTCGACCTCAACCTGTTTGGCCCCCTGGGCCTCTTCGTGGAAGGCAATCCCCGCTTCGAGAGCGGCGGCAACGTTGGCCTGGGAGCCCGGGCAGGCTTTAAGCTAAACTTCTGA
- a CDS encoding C40 family peptidase, translating into MRIIAVLPWLIALVLAQAGPTYTVQRGDTLYSIAKRHDTTVEILMRLNGLNDATLSVGQVLQLPPQTVQHTVQRGDTLFSIARRYGSTVQAIQQENNLEGTTLSLGQVLRIPQVGVVTPSNPPAAPLNPSPTNPNPAPPAGASANLVNSTPLPSPTPPQPAPEPAPPPQPSQPLDTDYDPTHPLILVVLKYLGLPYVFGANSDRAVDCSAFVQQVFAEVGIKLPRTSREQWAAFSTVQGAMRQGDLVFFSFGGRQIDHVGIYLGRGVFAHANSYGSRVVIESLDSPFYKRVYRGAKRVEALSAQQP; encoded by the coding sequence ATGCGTATAATTGCTGTGTTGCCCTGGCTAATTGCCCTGGTGCTGGCCCAGGCTGGCCCCACCTATACGGTGCAGCGCGGCGACACCCTGTACTCGATTGCCAAGCGCCACGATACCACCGTGGAAATTTTGATGCGGCTCAATGGCCTGAACGACGCCACCCTGAGCGTGGGGCAGGTGCTCCAGTTGCCACCCCAGACGGTACAGCACACTGTCCAGCGCGGCGATACACTTTTTTCTATTGCCCGGCGCTATGGCTCCACGGTGCAGGCCATCCAGCAAGAAAACAACCTCGAGGGCACCACCCTTTCGCTTGGACAGGTGCTGCGGATTCCCCAGGTGGGCGTGGTTACTCCCAGCAACCCACCGGCTGCACCTCTCAATCCGTCCCCTACCAACCCCAATCCCGCCCCACCCGCGGGCGCTTCGGCCAATCTGGTTAACTCGACCCCGCTTCCCAGTCCCACCCCACCCCAGCCTGCACCCGAGCCCGCTCCGCCACCCCAGCCCAGCCAACCCCTCGACACCGACTACGACCCCACCCACCCCCTGATTCTGGTGGTGCTCAAATACCTGGGCCTGCCCTATGTGTTTGGGGCCAACTCCGACCGCGCGGTGGACTGCTCGGCTTTTGTGCAGCAGGTCTTTGCCGAGGTGGGTATCAAGCTGCCCCGTACCAGCCGCGAGCAATGGGCCGCCTTCAGCACCGTACAAGGGGCCATGCGCCAGGGCGATCTGGTGTTTTTTAGCTTTGGGGGCCGCCAGATTGACCACGTGGGCATCTACCTGGGCCGCGGCGTGTTTGCCCACGCCAACAGCTACGGCAGCCGGGTGGTGATCGAAAGCCTGGACAGCCCCTTCTACAAGCGGGTCTACCGGGGGGCCAAGCGGGTGGAGGCCCTGTCGGCCCAGCAACCCTGA
- a CDS encoding helix-turn-helix transcriptional regulator, whose translation MSWERAHHKKSLRLLEARDLLAARPYTAQELGDALGVSKRTALRLLEDLQAIQVDKEGRSPRYQLLQSQELSPIEALITHSALRMLYHHTPGYEPTYLSALKKLALRLPSPAQELALKSTEDLERRTLQQRDEGLAMAMVAEAWFKRQLIEFDYLKPGGSGRPRKSVLEVYFLEISRTNLGMYVVGYERNYRKALRTYKLSRMRRVRIIGEPGAYTIPQDFDPRQYLSNAWGVIGSSGGSPVEVRLRIRPEAAYRILEGGYPNLRIASRLPDGGLEVCITVGTNNDNFPLELLSWVQSWGSRIEVLEPANLRQRWLSEAQEVAALAKKDELEDHNDS comes from the coding sequence ATGAGCTGGGAGCGTGCCCACCATAAAAAGTCGCTGCGTTTGCTGGAAGCTCGAGACCTGCTGGCAGCCAGACCCTACACGGCCCAGGAGCTAGGCGATGCGCTAGGGGTAAGTAAGCGGACGGCCTTGCGCTTGCTGGAGGATCTGCAAGCCATCCAGGTAGACAAAGAGGGGCGCTCGCCCCGGTATCAGCTTCTGCAAAGCCAGGAGCTAAGCCCCATAGAAGCCCTGATTACGCATAGCGCTTTGCGGATGCTCTACCACCACACCCCCGGCTATGAGCCCACCTACCTATCGGCCCTCAAAAAACTGGCCCTGCGGCTGCCCTCCCCCGCCCAGGAACTGGCGCTCAAAAGCACCGAAGACCTCGAGCGTCGCACCCTCCAGCAGCGGGATGAGGGATTGGCTATGGCAATGGTGGCCGAGGCCTGGTTTAAACGCCAGTTAATCGAGTTCGACTACCTTAAGCCGGGCGGCTCGGGCAGGCCGCGCAAAAGCGTACTCGAGGTCTACTTCCTGGAGATTTCCCGTACCAATCTGGGTATGTATGTGGTGGGTTATGAGCGCAACTACCGTAAGGCCCTGCGTACCTACAAGCTGAGCCGAATGCGCCGGGTCAGGATCATTGGTGAGCCTGGCGCCTACACCATCCCCCAGGACTTCGACCCCCGCCAATACCTCTCCAATGCCTGGGGGGTGATCGGGAGCAGCGGCGGTTCGCCGGTGGAAGTCCGGCTGCGAATCCGCCCCGAGGCTGCTTACCGCATTCTGGAGGGCGGCTACCCCAACCTGCGCATTGCCTCGAGGCTCCCAGATGGGGGTCTCGAGGTTTGTATTACTGTGGGAACCAACAACGACAACTTCCCGCTCGAGCTGCTCTCGTGGGTGCAAAGCTGGGGGTCGCGCATTGAGGTTCTGGAGCCAGCCAACCTGCGGCAGCGGTGGCTTTCGGAGGCACAGGAGGTGGCAGCGCTGGCTAAAAAGGACGAGCTGGAAGACCATAACGATTCGTGA